The following coding sequences are from one Panicum hallii strain FIL2 chromosome 5, PHallii_v3.1, whole genome shotgun sequence window:
- the LOC112892493 gene encoding putative disease resistance RPP13-like protein 1, which produces MMCWLCQLRGAADEVDHIFDVLDYEIIGSSSSQPDDPSAAERGGAASIGSAELCGRLKKLLAKLNDIRQSSRGLMQASMLAVAGAGPDGCSRPVTGPLLPQGLIPLGYDGQYEDLLAWLLQPPQGKGGGVTVLAIIGHGGMGKTTLAQRVWGDEHVQGTFDLVIWAWVYNKTSEADLLGEIWRSAAAAERRRHEQMSFGGMQLELQKLVASRRYLLVLDDVCNDEAATERQRRDMWSAVLAPFRQPEDIGSRVLVTTRAVICADTLGADSSRRLTLDGIGHEAFVRLLSGTAAFGAGGSVEEATRARRELQQFLRSSSLFPEPEASSASASWLASNWRCSPLSAKEMGLELRDSRGKTKWAEIMATDSHSHRNSVVSVHESSFRHLPPHLQHCCAFISLFPNKFRFLPEMLVKMWIADGFISGDDGSSCTSMEETARGYLNDLLARSLLQPVQDGDKTYYVVHEQIHSMIRSVSASYFRMIQPNYCSAAKIPHTVRHLSVTTGCVARLKKLSLLKRLRTFILLRDPDPSAVVTAIDEDLLKELEGVRVLDFTGTDIKDVPSEIGNLIHLRCLALPQTVQAFPEEFSKLFHLQTLIRSKSKYDQTDEVHYHTGLDVAFTLNATNRRSLRQLKRMNSLRGSLIITGLSLVASEEDAQKAQLNSKKSVRVLTLEWEAKQSATARFLEFVWEATARRPTSATDLDVLEGLQPHTGLQMLHIKGYRGISSPSWLLNNCLSQLTHLHIINCRNWNDLPRFGDLPLLNHLEITDLESVTEIDGCGPFKSLETLVLSDMTSLEEWWTAARATDSGGLFTALKKIEIFNCPILKLPPPFPPTLELLRICNCPELRDKVRKRYRGVPQPILDVDFLMW; this is translated from the coding sequence TGAAGAAGCTGCTCGCCAAGCTGAACGACATCCGCCAGAGCTCGCGTGGCCTCATGCAGGCCTCGATGCTGGCTGTCGCGGGGGCAGGCCCCGACGGGTGTTCGAGGCCCGTCACGGGGCCGCTGCTACCGCAGGGGCTGATCCCCCTCGGATACGACGGCCAGTACGAGGATCTTCTCGCGTGGTTGCTGCAGCCGCCGCagggcaagggcggcggcgtCACTGTCCTCGCCATCATCGGCCACGGCGGGATGGGGAAGACCACACTTGCCCAGCGCGTGTGGGGAGACGAGCATGTCCAGGGCACCTTCGACCTCGTCATATGGGCCTGGGTGTACAACAAGACGAGCGAGGCCGACCTCCTGGGCGAGATCTGgaggtccgccgccgccgccgaacgGCGGCGGCACGAGCAGATGAGCTTCGGCGGCATGCAGCTGGAGCTGCAGAAGCTGGTGGCGTCCCGTAGGTACCTGCTGGTGCTCGACGACGTGTGCAACGACGAGGCGGCCACCGAGCGGCAGAGGAGGGACATGTGGAGCGCCGTGCTCGCCCCGTTTCGGCAGCCTGAAGACATCGGGAGCCGGGTGCTGGTGACCACTCGGGCCGTGATCTGCGCGGACACGCTGGGTGCGGACAGCAGCAGGAGGCTCACCCTGGATGGCATCGGCCACGAGGCGTTCGTCCGCCTGCTCTCGGGCACCGCGGCTTTCGGGGCCGGTGGGAGTGTGGAGGAGGCCACCCGTGCTCGTCGGGAGCTCCAACAATTCCTTCGAAGCAGCAGCTTGTTCCCGGAGCCGGAGGCATCGTCGGCATCGGCGTCATGGCTGGCATCCAACTGGAGGTGCTCCCCACTGTCAGCCAAGGAGATGGGGCTTGAGCTAAGGGACAGCCGCGGCAAGACCAAGTGGGCGGAGATCATGGCAACGGACTCCCACAGCCACAGGAATAGTGTGGTGTCGGTCCACGAGTCCAGCTTCCGGCATCTGCCGCCGCACCTGCAGCACTGCTGCGCCTTCATCAGCCTCTTCCCGAACAAGTTCAGGTTCCTGCCCGAGATGCTCGTCAAGATGTGGATCGCCGATGGGTTCATCAGCGGCGACGACGGCTCGTCGTGCACCAGCATGGAGGAGACGGCGAGAGGGTACTTGAACGACCTGCTCGCCAGATCACTCCTGCAACCCGTGCAGGACGGCGACAAAACTTACTACGTGGTGCACGAGCAAATCCATTCCATGATACGATCGGTCTCTGCAAGCTACTTCCGGATGATCCAGCCCAACTACTGTTCGGCCGCCAAGATTCCTCACACAGTGCGCCACTTATCTGTGACCACTGGCTGCGTGGCTCGGCTCAAGAAGCTGAGTCTCCTGAAAAGGCTGCGGACGTTTATCCTTCTCAGAGATCCAGATCCTTCAGCAGTTGTCACCGCCATTGACGAAGATCTGCTCAAAGAGCTAGAGGGTGTCAGGGTTCTGGATTTCACCGGCACGGACATTAAAGATGTGCCTTCAGAAATTGGCAACCTGATTCATCTGCGCTGTCTGGCTCTTCCTCAAACCGTGCAGGCGTTCCCTGAAGAATTTAGCAAGCTGTTCCACCTGCAGACACTAATTCGGAGCAAGAGCAAATACGACCAAACAGATGAGGTACACTATCACACGGGCCTCGATGTTGCATTTACACTCAATGCCACGAACAGGAGAAGTTTGAGGCAGCTCAAACGCATGAATTCGCTCCGGGGTTCCCTAATCATAACGGGGCTTAGTCTAGTTGCCAGCGAGGAAGATGCGCAAAAGGCTCAGCTCAATAGCAAGAAATCTGTGAGGGTCCTGACACTGGAGTGGGAGGCCAAACAGTCTGCGACTGCGAGGTTCCTGGAATTTGTGTGGGAGGCCACGGCCAGACGTCCAACCTCTGCTACAGATTTGGATGTTCTTGAAGGTCTGCAGCCCCATACTGGTCTTCAGATGCTGCACATCAAAGGATACCGGGGCATATCATCTCCCAGCTGGCTGCTCAACAACTGTCTCAGCCAGTTGACGCACCTGCATATCATAAATTGTAGGAACTGGAATGACCTGCCTCGTTTTGGTGATCTACCACTTCTCAACCATCTGGAGATCACAGACCTGGAATCTGTTACAGAGATCGATGGCTGCGGACCCTTCAAGTCATTAGAGACACTTGTGCTATCTGACATGACGAGTTTGGAAGAGTGGTGGACAGCGGCCAGAGCCACAGATAGCGGCGGATTATTCACTGCTCTTAAGAAGATAGAAATCTTCAATTGTCCAATATTGAAACTACCGCCTCCATTTCCACCAACCTTGGAGTTACTAAGGATATGCAACTGTCCAGAATTGAGAGATAAAGTCCGGAAACGATACAGAGGTGTGCCCCAACCGATTCTAGACGTCGATTTCTTAATGTGGTAA